In a genomic window of Microcoleus sp. FACHB-831:
- a CDS encoding carbohydrate ABC transporter permease produces the protein MKTSRLSRSQLLDNDAIAAWIFLAPALILLGLFLLWPIAYLFYLSFTAGSFTLEGIRWIGLKNYLRLVLTPDFWQVIGNTVYFTVATILPSLVIPLGLAVLLNQSIALRGFLRTAYFIPSIVSLVAAGLGFRWLFQTEGPVNAVINFIGIQPISWLGDTTWAMPVLILLSIWKQLGFNLVVFLAGLQAIPQNRYEAAELDGANFWQQFWYITLPGLQPTLVFATVTTAIFTLRSFEQVYVITGGGPLNSTNLLVYYIYDQAFAQFDFGYAAAAATVLLAVALLLVYLQLRVWGEEG, from the coding sequence ATGAAAACCTCTCGCTTATCTCGTAGCCAGCTGCTTGATAATGATGCGATCGCAGCTTGGATCTTTCTAGCACCAGCACTTATATTACTCGGTCTGTTTCTCCTCTGGCCGATTGCCTATCTTTTTTACCTCAGCTTCACTGCTGGTAGCTTTACCTTGGAGGGTATCCGATGGATAGGCTTAAAAAACTATTTGCGCTTAGTCCTCACCCCCGACTTCTGGCAAGTTATCGGTAATACAGTTTATTTCACCGTCGCCACAATTCTTCCCAGTTTGGTTATTCCTTTGGGGCTGGCAGTTTTATTAAATCAATCTATTGCCCTGCGAGGATTTTTGCGAACAGCCTATTTTATTCCCTCTATCGTCAGTTTGGTCGCAGCGGGATTAGGATTCCGCTGGCTATTTCAAACAGAAGGGCCAGTTAATGCCGTTATAAATTTTATCGGAATTCAACCAATTTCTTGGCTGGGAGATACTACTTGGGCGATGCCAGTTTTAATTTTATTAAGTATTTGGAAACAGTTGGGTTTCAACTTAGTGGTATTTTTAGCTGGACTGCAAGCGATACCACAAAATCGTTATGAAGCAGCGGAGTTAGATGGGGCTAATTTCTGGCAGCAATTCTGGTATATTACCCTGCCAGGATTGCAACCTACTTTGGTGTTTGCCACCGTGACTACAGCTATTTTTACGCTGCGGAGTTTCGAGCAAGTTTATGTTATTACTGGCGGCGGGCCATTAAACTCAACTAACTTGCTGGTTTATTATATTTACGACCAAGCATTTGCCCAATTTGATTTTGGTTATGCAGCAGCAGCAGCCACAGTTCTATTAGCTGTGGCGCTGTTGCTGGTTTATTTACAGTTACGAGTTTGGGGTGAAGAGGGTTAG
- a CDS encoding type IV pilin-like G/H family protein, with the protein MSNTLLNFRQLRISRKLIVSSLFIGLVGGLIPSVNAQPTTQLAQVGAFQNQANKAREAEGRNYTGAMARAQQAYFLEQNKFATTIEQLGVGIQPDTANYRLRILPQGNGTQRVMMTATAKRPGIRSYTSALFVVKDKGENMTFAGVCGTAQPSSTPPKMPAAPKNGSTRIQCPSGSVPL; encoded by the coding sequence ATGAGCAACACTCTCCTAAACTTTCGCCAGCTCCGAATTTCTAGAAAATTAATTGTATCCAGTTTATTTATAGGGCTGGTTGGTGGACTCATACCTTCTGTAAATGCCCAGCCAACAACACAATTAGCTCAAGTTGGTGCTTTTCAGAATCAAGCAAATAAGGCGCGAGAAGCTGAAGGCAGAAACTACACGGGTGCTATGGCTCGCGCCCAACAAGCTTATTTCCTTGAACAAAACAAATTTGCCACAACCATCGAACAGCTGGGCGTAGGTATTCAGCCAGATACAGCAAATTATCGCTTGCGGATTTTACCCCAAGGCAACGGTACTCAGCGCGTGATGATGACTGCTACAGCCAAACGTCCTGGAATCAGAAGCTATACAAGTGCATTGTTTGTAGTCAAAGATAAAGGTGAAAATATGACCTTTGCTGGTGTGTGCGGAACTGCACAACCCTCATCCACGCCTCCTAAAATGCCAGCAGCTCCCAAAAATGGCTCGACGCGAATTCAATGTCCCTCTGGTTCCGTTCCACTATAA
- a CDS encoding GNAT family N-acetyltransferase — protein MELGNLEVQVADIFEDLPVIETDRLLLRKMQMGDASDVFEYASDPKVLHYAIWPAHKSIEDSKLFINSVMDKLRKYQVLRWGIVHKADMKLIGTVALFNWIRKHGWAEIGYALSSKYWGCGYMTEAVVAAIAFGFDTMKLNRIHGKCKVSNLASARVMEKAGMKFDGLLRQHKFEKGLYHDLKVYSILKSELSL, from the coding sequence ATGGAGCTAGGAAACTTGGAAGTGCAAGTTGCAGATATATTTGAAGATTTGCCAGTTATAGAAACTGACCGCTTGCTACTGCGAAAAATGCAGATGGGGGATGCTTCTGATGTTTTTGAGTATGCTTCAGACCCAAAAGTTCTTCACTACGCAATTTGGCCAGCTCATAAGTCAATTGAAGACAGCAAGCTTTTCATTAACTCGGTGATGGATAAGCTACGAAAATATCAAGTTCTTCGCTGGGGTATTGTTCACAAAGCAGATATGAAGTTAATCGGGACAGTTGCTTTGTTTAACTGGATTCGCAAGCATGGGTGGGCAGAGATTGGTTATGCACTGTCGAGCAAGTATTGGGGTTGCGGATATATGACAGAAGCAGTGGTAGCAGCGATCGCATTTGGCTTTGACACTATGAAACTAAATCGCATTCATGGTAAATGCAAAGTTTCAAATCTCGCTTCGGCGCGGGTGATGGAGAAAGCCGGGATGAAGTTTGATGGACTTTTACGGCAACATAAATTTGAAAAGGGTCTGTATCACGACCTAAAAGTTTATTCTATTCTTAAGTCAGAATTATCTTTGTAA
- the purN gene encoding phosphoribosylglycinamide formyltransferase, whose product MTQLSAPPNSTPSLISPFVNVDRANSDAPLKLGILASGSGSNFEAVAQAINDGNLNAQIQVLIYNNPGIKAAARAEKWGVPSVLLNHRNFQSREDLDRQIVQTLQQYEVDWVIMAGWMRVVTQVLVDAFPNQIINIHPSLLPSFPGIRAVEQAIAAGVKIAGCTVHLVCLEVDSGPILMQAAVPVLPDDTAESLHAKIQVQEHIILPRAIALAAARTQISS is encoded by the coding sequence ATGACACAATTATCTGCACCACCTAATTCTACTCCCAGTCTAATTTCTCCATTTGTTAATGTAGATCGCGCTAATTCGGACGCGCCTTTGAAGTTAGGAATTTTAGCTTCTGGAAGCGGCAGTAATTTTGAAGCCGTCGCACAGGCGATAAACGATGGAAATCTCAACGCCCAAATTCAAGTCTTAATTTACAACAATCCGGGTATTAAGGCGGCTGCACGCGCTGAAAAATGGGGCGTCCCATCTGTTCTTCTCAATCACAGAAACTTCCAGAGTAGAGAAGACTTAGATCGACAAATTGTGCAAACTTTGCAGCAATATGAGGTCGATTGGGTAATCATGGCAGGCTGGATGCGAGTTGTTACTCAGGTTTTAGTTGATGCCTTCCCCAACCAAATTATTAATATTCACCCCAGCTTACTGCCTAGTTTCCCCGGTATTCGTGCAGTCGAACAAGCGATCGCGGCTGGAGTTAAAATAGCTGGTTGCACTGTTCATTTAGTATGCTTGGAAGTTGACAGCGGCCCAATTTTAATGCAAGCAGCTGTACCCGTTTTGCCTGATGATACAGCTGAGAGTTTGCACGCGAAAATTCAAGTTCAAGAACACATAATTTTACCCAGAGCGATCGCTCTGGCAGCGGCTCGAACTCAAATTTCTAGTTAA